The following are encoded in a window of Dehalococcoidia bacterium genomic DNA:
- a CDS encoding flavin reductase — MQEVNLNTAIELGSPYPYTLVVTLGKEGKPNVMGLSWWTFTCLQPPMIAISVGHARYTHECLEACREFTLCFPSQEQAKGAWSCGTKSGRQADKLVSCHVMIDG; from the coding sequence ATGCAAGAGGTGAATTTGAATACCGCCATCGAACTGGGCTCACCCTATCCATACACGCTGGTTGTCACTTTAGGCAAGGAAGGAAAGCCCAACGTGATGGGCCTCTCCTGGTGGACTTTCACCTGTCTGCAGCCACCGATGATCGCCATCTCCGTTGGTCACGCCCGATACACTCACGAATGCCTGGAAGCCTGCAGAGAGTTCACGCTTTGTTTCCCTTCACAAGAACAGGCAAAGGGTGCCTGGAGTTGTGGGACAAAGTCAGGCCGTCAGGCCGATAAACTAGTGTCATGTCACGTAATGATTGACGGATAA
- the bfr gene encoding bacterioferritin: MKGNDTVIEKLNDLLSDELTAISQYMVHAEMCANWGYDHLHKVAQKRAIDEMKHAERLIERILFLEGWPIVSNLKKIHIGPEIEPQHKNDWILEDGAIKSYNDGIRLAVELGDNGSRELFESILKDEESHIDTIEQQFDQIRQMGIQNYLAAQLS, from the coding sequence ATGAAAGGGAATGATACGGTAATCGAGAAGCTGAATGATCTGCTGTCTGACGAGCTCACGGCCATCAGTCAATATATGGTCCATGCGGAAATGTGCGCCAACTGGGGATACGACCATCTGCATAAAGTGGCTCAGAAACGCGCCATCGACGAGATGAAACACGCAGAAAGACTCATCGAGCGCATTCTCTTCCTTGAAGGGTGGCCCATCGTAAGTAATCTGAAGAAGATTCATATCGGCCCGGAGATTGAACCCCAACACAAAAACGATTGGATTCTTGAGGATGGCGCAATCAAGTCATATAATGATGGCATTCGGCTGGCGGTAGAACTCGGAGACAACGGAAGCCGGGAACTGTTTGAGTCGATTCTCAAGGACGAGGAAAGCCATATCGACACCATCGAGCAGCAATTTGATCAAATACGCCAGATGGGGATCCAAAACTATCTGGCAGCACAGCTTTCCTAG